The sequence CATAGCTCCTAACATATGCAAAGGAATTAAAGCCGGTGGATCACAACGTCCGTACACATAAGGCTGGTAGCTTCTAATGTCAGGATTATCCACAACAGCAGGCTCGTTTATAACAGCGTAAACCATTGGTGCTGTAGGATGATGATTTTGAGGCAAACGAAATGACGAAGCCGATGAAGAAGTGGATAATGATTTCTCCATTGAAGGCGGTTTTGGAGCATTCATACAAGGGTTAGCATCTTTACCATAGTAAATACGCTTAGAAAGCCTCAGTCCCATATCAACTGATCTTGAAAACTCATCAACTGCCATTGCAACAATAGTATGATCAGAGATAATAATACAGTAATATTTGAAGTGAATTATAGTTAATCAGAATCGGAAGGTGGATATATGTAGAAACTAAGTATAATGGGCAATAATAAGTTATCAGTAATTCTACAGTTGACTTCAATATAAATTCTTTGATGCATATATAGTAAATGACACTCTTATATATGTACTACATGTTTGGTATAGCCATATATACATTGTCATTGTTTGTTAAGTTTGGACTTTAGACTTTAATTTAGGGGTCTACTTAAAACATTGACCAAATTTCAATTCGTACATGTCCACATTGTAATCTTTGTGAAATTAAGTTGTAATACACAAAAAAACATAGTTGATGTAAACACTTGACTAGATATGTCAAATCATAACATCAAGGTTATTTATTAGTTGACACATGGTGTGGGTTTTGTGGTTCGTGATAAGATAGATACACGCTATTAATCAATAAATGAATTTATTAGTGTTTGATAACAAAATGATTAGTGTATGTAAATGTGAGTCTTACTTTGTCAGAAAAGTCTTACTTTGTTTGATCTTGTATTTGTATATCGTTATTTTATTAGTTGTAACTCTGCTGTTGGTAACACTCGTTTTTTAAGATGCAAGGATGACGTGCAACGACTTATATGTTTGTCATGTCGTAAAAATATTGGCTACCAGATAAATAGTTAAGTAATCAGATCAGagcagatatatataattataataagttaATGTATTTGCAACACAAAATAGAGCAAAAGAAATTTGTTAGTTTAAGTACTAGCAAATAGCAATTAAGAAATTATGAAAAGGGTAATTAGCATTGATTGTTAATGACTATTACGCATGGAGAGAGGTTTTATAATGTCTGCCAATACTTGACTTGAATAATTACTATTTCATGTACCAACCCACCCAACCGTCCATTAACTTTTCTCATCATATCAATATCGATCATGAATGATATTAGAACATAGATAGATTAATCAATAACAACGTTTTTATCATGTGTTTATCGTTATTACTTATACTTTATAATACTCCAATAAATACTACTGTGTGGTAGTTTTCATAATGTGAAAACAAGTACCTGAGAATTCACATCATATATATAATCAAGGTACCACCATTCAAACTTCAAAGACCGATAAATGCGTAAGCTACCATTCTTATTTACTGCAAGTTAAAAGGCCAGCTTCTTATCTTATCTCATATATATCGCACTCCCCAACGCATACAAAATTCTATAAGCAAATCTAATTTATCACTATTTACTAACATAAGTTTTTATATATTATCACAAGTTAAGGAGCCCGCGCTTCGCAGCGGAACTCCAAAGCAAGCCCTGTTGGAAAATCAAGTGTTTGAAAAAAAGAAACAATGTGTATAAAAGGTGGCTCAAACCATTTAGCGTTATTTAAAAGACATCCGTTTTGTGagtagttagttgcgttgtgttcgtaaaattatttcggatTCAACGGTattgttggaaaaatttaactcgcgacgTTGGGGGGTTATTTTGAAAAAGTGGATGTTGGTAATATGATAATGTTGGGAATAGTGAATTCATAAAAGGCATCCGTTTTGTGAGTAGTTAGTTTCGTTgtgttagtaaaattattttgagttcaaCGGTattgttggaaaaatttaactcgcgacgTTGGGAGGTTATTTTGAAAAAGTGGATGTTAGTAATATAATAATGTTGGAATAGTGAATTCATAGTTTCGAGGGCCGAGTTTTATTTTGATCAAAGTTGGGGGTTATTTTGGAAAAATAGATTTTGGTAATAAGATAATGTTAGGAATAGTAAAATTATACTTTctattgaatatatttataattataattataatgtctTTCAGCAGCTCTTATAGCAAAAAATGGTAAACAGCCCTAACTATCGTAACACAATTATTTACACAGCATATCTTCATTTCTTCACAATATATTGCAAAATATGTAAGGTGCTCTCATGAGTCTAAAAGATGAAATATTCGGTCTCATCTCTCTCCTGTACTTCATTCTATTGTCTACTTAGCTTTGGTTAGTTTTCAATTTAGGTTAGGTGAGATTCGGTTTAAATAGTTTGTTGTGGCCGCTTTTTAGATACGAGCCTCACCGGTTTTTCGGTTTTGTACTGCTTGTTGAATTcgttttcttttcgaaaacgtATTCAGTTTTATATAAGTTTTCGTTATTTTCACCGGGAAAAAAAAATCTATATAGATCTACgttttttactttgcattcatgtTGATGTTATAAAAGCTATAATAGCTGTTGATTGCAGATTGAAAATATTCAAGATTTTGGCAACAAGCTACAGTAAAACCTCCGtaatttaatactcgataaattaataacctCAATAGAATTAATAATTTGTCCGGTCCCAACTTGGGCCCAGTACAAATTTGAACCccaatcgataaaataataagataataatttttttaaaatctcAATGTAAATATATTGGTTACAgcgaaattataaattaataattactaaCTTTTTTTTGAAATCCCAATATACATTGAAGTTGACAAGTTCATTAATATGTGAATTTACATACATGAGAATTTTGAAAATGCTTGTTTATGTTTTATTCAAATAGGTAAAATGAACGGACATAATAATTTCGAATGATAATGCATTAATTTGATAATTGCTCACAAATATAAGCcaattttttaaattaataatttattaatttatcgatataataatatctcgctaaattaataaaatattctggtcacaacattattaatttatagaggtttcactgtagcaaataattAACAATTAGCAAACAGCAATAACAGATGAACTAAAGTGCAAATTTAATAACACACAGAGTCGTTTACACAGAACATTAGACTGAAGCTTAAACTGCTACATGTACCCTAACCCAAACATCACCAACAGGTTACTAATATCACACTCGTTCCCGATTGAAAACTGAAACTCCTGAAGATCCCACCATCAATAATCAACGATACTGTAATGCACAATTAAGCAAAAGTTAGAATTCAATATGCACAAAAGGTAATCTTAACTAAATAACAGATGTACACACTCATTAAAATGGGTATCCTAAATAAATAATTTCCtcttttaatacctcattttttaTGAAAAAGAGAACGCATGTGTCCACATATGATTTTGATGGTCAAAAATCCATTGCAAGTAATTTTTCATTGCTGACTATAACTCTATAAGATACCACCTTTAGAAAGATGGTACAGCAGTGATGAGCTGTTCTTTATGAATTTAAATGCAAAATGACTGAAGAAAAAATATACATAAGGTCCACATTTTTTACATGTGATTGTGCAATAGATCCATGTTAAACGTAGAAACTATATCTTATTTAGTACTCGTATCATTTTTATAACACGTAAGCTAATCTTTTTTCCGACTTTTAATGAAAACGTAAATAAAAGAAGGATATAGTAAAACAGATACGCATATTTTATGACCTCATTACTTATAACATATATGCAAAAGTATCAAATTTTCTACATAAACTTATGTAAGCTTCTTATTAAATATCCAAAAACTGTTTCACAATATCACACGACTATATTCATCTCACATTGAGTACGGATTAATGTGTGTATAATGTCAGCATCTCAAATCGAAAGCcaggttgaaaaaaaaaaaaaacaacaattcAGAGTATTGCAAAGAAATTTCATAAATCTCAAAACTAACCTTAATGAAACCAATTTCCTTAGCATTGCTGTGGAAGCACTGTCTGCAACACATAAGCCCGTACTTTCTGATCAGGCCGTGTGAGTTGCCACACACACGGCTGGAATAACAAAAATCACAAACCATATCAGATCATCTACTTGCAAACAGCAACTAGCATATATAAGACAGTCGTATATACCATATAATTTATCACTAGAAAGATTGAAAGAAAGCATGATATGGAGTCCAAAATCATACTACAGTAAAAATTTTGTTCCAATTCAAACACAAGTCTTTCTGTTTTCTGTAATAAAGAGATAGATATTAAACGTGCAAATTTATTAATAGTACCTAGTTTTGAATTAATAGAGGTGCAGTTAACGATTCAGAATCTGATTAGAGCAATGTATATAATACAAACTTTCTAATTCTAACGGAAGATAAAGCAAAAACAACAGAGATCGATACAAGAAAACATAAATATTCAATTaatcaaaatagattccaaaacaAAAACCTACACAGAGCATATTTGCTAACAAGAAGGAATCTGAAAACGACACTTTTTCTAAGTTAAACATATAATACTCTGTATTAGAAGATCGTAAATTAACACTAAGAACTCTGAATTAATCATCATAACTAATTTGATTAAGATGATTTTATTGAGCGAAAACAAAAGAAATGTTGCGTGAA comes from Rutidosis leptorrhynchoides isolate AG116_Rl617_1_P2 chromosome 4, CSIRO_AGI_Rlap_v1, whole genome shotgun sequence and encodes:
- the LOC139843777 gene encoding small ribosomal subunit protein uS14z/uS14y/uS14x-like, with the protein product MGHSNIWNSHPKLYGPGSRTCRVCGNSHGLIRKYGLMCCRQCFHSNAKEIGFIKYR